The Jannaschia sp. M317 DNA segment GCCATTTCCCGCTCGCCGGTGCCCATGTCGGGGGCGGGGACGTTCTGGGCGGGGTTGATCAGGTCGCGCTTGATCAGCTCATAGGCGAAGCGGCGGGTGATCTGTTCCATTTCATGCGGTTCCCATTGACGGGGATCGACGCAGAGCCCGCCCTTGGAACCGCCGAAGGGCGTTTCCACCAGCGCGCATTTGTAGGTCATCAGCGAGGCCAGCGCCTCCACCTCGTCCTGGTCGACGGCCATGGCGAAGCGGATGCCGCCCTTGACCGGTTCCATGTGTTCGGAATGCACGGACCGATAGCCTGTGAACGTGTGGATCTCGCCCCGCAGGCGCACGCCGAAACGGACCGTGTAGGTGGCATTGCAGACCCGGATCTTTTCGATCAGGCCGGGGCTGAGATCCATCAGGCCTACTGCTTTGTCATACATCGCGTTGACCGAGGCGCTGAAGCCGCCGTGTTTACCTTGCATGAAGAAATTCCTCCCTCTCGCCCCCCTGTTGCGGCAGGCTTCGGGGGCATTGGCCTACATTTTAGGCAACGATGCTACCCCTAGCGGAAGAACGTTCACGGTTTGTGAACGCTGCCATGGTTTCACCACAAGGCGGTCCGCGCGGTTGCGCAATCGTGGCGGATAACGACCCAACGACTCGCTTTGCGTCCAATGCCTGTTAACCCGTATCTGCGTGGTATCTGCCGTGTTTACATTGTTCCAACCGCTTCGCCGCCTGTCTCAGCTCCGCTGTTCCGTCGCGCGTTTCCGACGACAGGAAGATGGCGCGCTCACGATTTTCGGCCTTCTGCTCTTGATCATGATGATGGTCGCCGGTGGCTTTGCCCTGGACATCATGCGGTCCGAGGTGGATCGCACGAACCTTCAGAACGCGGTCGACCGGGCCGTTCTGGCCGCCGCCGCGCTGGAACAGGACCGCGACCCCCGCACGGTGGTCGAGGATTTCCTGCGCGCGTCGCAAGTGGATGTCGACGACGTCCAGATCGTAGTCAGCGACACCGGCAGCGTCCGAAGCGTGTCTGCCGCGACCACATCCGAAATCGACAGCCTGTTCCTGGGCATGCTGGGACATGAAACCGTGTTGCAGCCGGTCTCGTCCGAGGCACGCGAAGAAGAGACGGAGCTGGAGCTGTCGCTGGTCGTCGACATTTCCGGGTCGATGGGCGGGACGAAGATCACCAACCTGCGGTCCGCAGCCACGGATTTCGTGACCGAATTGCTGCGCGACCGCGAGGATCTGACCACGATTTCGATCGTGCCCTACAACGACCGGGTCAACCTTGGCTCGTTGCTGCCGAACTATTTCGAGATGACGGATGAGCATGACCTGTCCAACTGCGTCGTTTTTGACAACACCGACTTCTCCAGCACCGGCCTGACGGCTGGCACGGTCCTGCAACGCATGGGGCACTTCGACTGGGTCAGCGGCGGGGCCACAAATGCGCAGGGCAACATCAGCTCTCCGCTGTGCCGCGAGGATGACTATGGCGCGGTCCTGGCCTGGTCCAACAACGTGACCGAGCTGACCACCCATATCGCCGGCCTCGGCGCAGGCTGGAATACGGCGATGGACCTGGGGGTCAAGGTCGGCACCATGCTGCTGGATCCCACGTCGCGCGATGAACTGGGCGAAATGATCGCCGACACCCACGTCGACGCGGTCTTTGCCGGACGGCCCTTTGATTACGGCACCGAAGGCGTGCAAAAGGTGCTGGTCGTGATGACCGACGGCGTGAACACCAGCCAGTGGGACCTGCGCGAGAGCCGCAAGAACGGGCCCTCGGGGGTCTTCGTGCACAACACTGCCGTGACCGCACCCGGAAACCCGAATGCAGGGAACAACGGAAACGGCGTCGGCGACTTCGACGGCAACAATGGCCTGGCCAATGGGCTAATAGACCAGCTGGTTCCGTCCCTTTTGAACGGAGTCTCCAACTATACCAATGCCTGGACGAACCTGCGCGACAACGTCCCGCTGAACGACCATACCGGGTGGTGGGCATCTGACGAGCGGGAGTTCTTTACCGCCTGGGACGGCACCGAAAACGCCAACACGTTT contains these protein-coding regions:
- a CDS encoding TadE/TadG family type IV pilus assembly protein, producing MFQPLRRLSQLRCSVARFRRQEDGALTIFGLLLLIMMMVAGGFALDIMRSEVDRTNLQNAVDRAVLAAAALEQDRDPRTVVEDFLRASQVDVDDVQIVVSDTGSVRSVSAATTSEIDSLFLGMLGHETVLQPVSSEAREEETELELSLVVDISGSMGGTKITNLRSAATDFVTELLRDREDLTTISIVPYNDRVNLGSLLPNYFEMTDEHDLSNCVVFDNTDFSSTGLTAGTVLQRMGHFDWVSGGATNAQGNISSPLCREDDYGAVLAWSNNVTELTTHIAGLGAGWNTAMDLGVKVGTMLLDPTSRDELGEMIADTHVDAVFAGRPFDYGTEGVQKVLVVMTDGVNTSQWDLRESRKNGPSGVFVHNTAVTAPGNPNAGNNGNGVGDFDGNNGLANGLIDQLVPSLLNGVSNYTNAWTNLRDNVPLNDHTGWWASDEREFFTAWDGTENANTFFSVWSDDQNAFWVPHLGIYQSTPFGATDAVELTYPELFSQMSINYLDDTLLGSADTNTRNHYNGAWQTTQWHSSANANLAAICGAARAADIIIYTIAFNAPTSGQTAMQGCAGVGNEANFINVTDLDIEAAFDDILASINRLRLTQ